In Sporomusaceae bacterium FL31, the following proteins share a genomic window:
- the sbp gene encoding sulfate-binding protein has product MSQFKQKLRVGKFQWVIALILIMAVGLTGCGTTQQAATDAKKTEPVTLLNVSYDPTRELYKEFNESFAKYWQAKTGQVVTVKQSHGGSGKQARSVLEGLEADVVTLALADDIYPLRDAGLISADWEKRLANNATPYTSTIVFLVRKGNPKNIKDWDDLTRDDVSVITPNPKTSGGARWNHLAAWGYGLKKFNNDENQTREFLAKIYKNVPVLDTGARGSTTTFVERGIGDVLIAWENEALMATIELGKDKFDIVAPSISILAEPPVSVVDKVADKKGTREVANAYLEYLYTEQGQEIAAKNFYRPRNEVVAKKYENQFPKLNLFTIADLGGWNVAGKKHFADGGIFDQIYTPKK; this is encoded by the coding sequence ATGTCTCAGTTTAAACAAAAATTACGTGTTGGTAAATTTCAATGGGTTATTGCTCTTATACTTATTATGGCTGTCGGCTTAACAGGATGCGGAACCACGCAGCAAGCTGCAACGGATGCGAAGAAAACCGAGCCAGTTACTTTACTGAATGTTTCCTATGATCCTACTCGTGAGCTATACAAAGAATTTAATGAATCTTTTGCAAAATACTGGCAAGCTAAAACTGGTCAGGTGGTTACTGTTAAACAATCCCATGGGGGTTCAGGGAAACAGGCCCGTTCAGTTCTTGAGGGTCTTGAAGCAGATGTGGTTACCTTGGCATTAGCTGACGATATCTATCCGTTGAGGGACGCTGGTCTTATATCAGCAGATTGGGAGAAAAGGCTGGCTAATAATGCCACTCCTTATACATCGACCATCGTTTTCTTAGTGCGCAAGGGTAATCCGAAGAATATCAAAGACTGGGATGATTTAACTCGTGATGATGTATCCGTTATTACCCCTAATCCAAAAACAAGTGGCGGTGCCCGTTGGAATCATCTTGCTGCCTGGGGATATGGTTTAAAGAAGTTTAACAATGATGAGAATCAAACCAGAGAGTTTCTAGCTAAAATTTATAAAAATGTTCCAGTATTGGATACTGGTGCACGTGGATCTACCACTACTTTTGTAGAACGTGGGATTGGTGATGTATTAATCGCCTGGGAGAATGAAGCATTAATGGCTACTATTGAATTAGGTAAAGACAAATTCGATATTGTTGCTCCATCTATCAGTATTTTAGCGGAGCCACCAGTATCAGTAGTCGATAAAGTAGCAGACAAAAAAGGTACCCGCGAAGTAGCAAACGCTTATTTGGAATATTTGTATACCGAACAGGGTCAGGAAATTGCTGCAAAGAATTTTTACCGTCCACGTAATGAAGTGGTTGCTAAGAAATATGAAAATCAATTTCCAAAACTCAATTTGTTTACGATAGCTGATCTGGGTGGCTGGAACGTTGCCGGTAAAAAGCATTTTGCTGATGGCGGTATCTTTGATCAGATTTATACACCGAAAAAATAA
- a CDS encoding sulfate ABC transporter permease subunit CysT, with product MLHLLIRKKHSILPGFGLTLGFTMLYLGLIVLVPLSTIFLKMLGIGAGQLWSIITEPRLVASYKLSLGASLAAAALNAVFGLIVAWVLVRYQFPGKKIIDGLVDLPFALPTAVAGITLTTLFAPNGWIGQYFALAGIKVAFAPLGVVIALTFISLPFVVRMVQPILQTLDKEVEEAAACLGANRWQTFVKIIFPEILPALLTGFALAFARALGEYGSVVFISGNMPMQTEITPLLIMIKLEQYDYIGASAVAAVMLVTSFILLFLINILQWWSSTRHA from the coding sequence ATGTTGCATCTGCTTATACGAAAAAAACATAGTATATTACCGGGATTTGGATTGACACTTGGGTTTACCATGTTATACCTGGGGTTAATCGTGTTAGTTCCATTATCCACAATCTTTTTAAAAATGCTGGGGATCGGTGCGGGGCAGTTGTGGTCAATTATCACAGAACCCCGTCTGGTAGCTTCCTATAAGTTAAGTTTGGGAGCATCTTTAGCAGCCGCAGCACTCAACGCAGTGTTTGGCCTTATTGTTGCCTGGGTATTGGTTCGCTATCAGTTTCCCGGAAAAAAGATTATCGATGGGCTGGTCGACTTGCCTTTTGCCCTGCCAACAGCTGTAGCTGGGATTACGTTAACGACACTGTTTGCTCCTAACGGTTGGATCGGTCAGTATTTTGCCTTGGCAGGCATAAAAGTTGCATTCGCTCCGTTAGGTGTCGTGATTGCTTTAACCTTTATCAGTTTACCTTTTGTTGTGCGGATGGTGCAGCCAATTCTACAGACCTTAGATAAAGAGGTCGAGGAGGCGGCAGCTTGCCTCGGTGCAAACCGGTGGCAGACTTTTGTTAAAATTATCTTTCCGGAAATCCTGCCAGCTTTGTTGACTGGTTTTGCGTTGGCGTTTGCCAGAGCCTTGGGAGAATATGGGTCAGTTGTTTTTATCTCTGGCAATATGCCTATGCAGACTGAGATTACACCTCTTCTCATTATGATAAAGCTGGAACAATACGATTATATCGGAGCTAGTGCTGTTGCGGCGGTCATGCTGGTAACTTCATTCATCCTATTATTCTTGATCAATATATTGCAATGGTGGAGCAGCACTCGCCATGCTTAA
- a CDS encoding sulfate ABC transporter permease subunit CysW, whose translation MAGHIALRHGSTEPRTRSTTENPLIRWLLIGIALTFLGLMLVIPLIAVFVKALESGIALYFKAILEPDALAAIKLTLLTVVFAVPLNALFGLAAAWAIAKFDFSGKNFLITLIDLPFAVSPVIAGLVFVFLFGKPGIFWPWLSEHGLKIIFAPPGIILATVFVTFPFIARELIPLMQSQGTTEEEAALTLGASGWKTFWYVTLPNIKWALLYGVILTSARAVGEFGAVSVVSGHIRGSTNTLPLHVEILYNEYQFVAAFAVASLMTLIAVFTLLVKNFVEWKVRQQMKKAASHYGQTEVDDEY comes from the coding sequence ATGGCGGGACATATTGCTCTCCGGCACGGATCTACAGAACCACGTACGCGTAGCACGACCGAAAACCCACTGATCCGCTGGCTCTTAATTGGCATTGCACTCACTTTTTTAGGGCTGATGCTGGTCATTCCACTCATTGCCGTTTTTGTAAAGGCCCTAGAAAGTGGTATCGCTCTTTATTTTAAAGCCATTCTTGAGCCTGATGCTTTGGCCGCTATCAAGTTAACGCTGCTGACCGTAGTTTTTGCCGTACCACTTAATGCGCTATTCGGCTTAGCTGCGGCCTGGGCAATAGCCAAGTTTGACTTTAGCGGCAAGAACTTTCTGATTACTCTCATCGATTTACCCTTTGCCGTTTCACCGGTAATTGCTGGTCTTGTCTTTGTATTTCTGTTCGGCAAGCCAGGAATATTTTGGCCATGGCTGTCTGAACATGGGTTGAAAATTATTTTTGCACCACCAGGCATTATTTTAGCCACTGTATTTGTTACCTTCCCCTTTATAGCCCGGGAGCTAATCCCATTGATGCAGTCTCAGGGTACAACCGAAGAAGAAGCAGCTCTGACATTAGGCGCTAGTGGTTGGAAGACATTTTGGTATGTTACATTGCCAAATATCAAGTGGGCCTTACTCTATGGGGTCATTTTGACCAGTGCCAGGGCAGTAGGGGAGTTTGGGGCTGTCTCAGTGGTCTCAGGACATATCCGGGGATCGACCAATACACTGCCGCTGCATGTGGAGATCTTATATAATGAATATCAATTTGTCGCTGCGTTTGCAGTCGCTTCGCTTATGACGCTGATTGCTGTTTTTACCTTATTGGTTAAGAATTTTGTGGAATGGAAAGTACGGCAGCAGATGAAGAAAGCGGCTAGCCATTACGGACAAACGGAGGTTGACGATGAGTATT